ccatatcgtcaatgactgtggaaatttacatgttctcttcaggcagtcatctttataaatctcattggaacggcaccaaacaaaagttccagcatcatcaccttgcccaatgcagattcatcactgaatatgactttcatccacagtccacaattgcttttccttagccctttgtaaccttgttttttctgtttaggtgttaatgatggcttttgtttagcttttctgtatgtaaatcccatttcctttaggcggtttcttacagttctgtcacagacgttgactccagtgtcctcccattcgttcctcatttgttttgttgtgcattttcgatttttgagacatattgctttaagttttctgtcttgacgctttgatgtcttccttggtctaccagtatgtttgcctttaacaaccttcccatgttgtttgtatttggtccagagtttagacacagctgactgtgaacatccaacatcttttgcaacattgcgtgatgatttaccctcttttaagagtttgataatcctctcctttgtttcaattgacatctctcatgttggagccatgattcatgtcagtccacttggtgcaacagctctccaaggtgtgatcactcctttttagatgcagagtaacgagcagatctgatttgatgcaggtgttagttttggggatgaaaatttacagggtgattccataatttattcctcagaattgagtgagtccatattttttccctctgcttggtctaaaaaagtaaccattactgactgccacaatttttttcctgatttcttatagtgtttcttaaagccagaaagttggcatttgaaatgactttagttttgtgtcatgtctgtgatctgctttttttctacaaaattagacaactgaatgaacatcctccaaggccggtgattccataattattgccaggggttgtagttgggagtaatttataataaataattgGTAATGAATGATTGCTGTCACTTCCTAAATTGGCTTCATTTTCTGTCTATCCTCCCTTCCATTCttcccttttgttttttttttaagaacactGTACCCTCTTCCTCAGATAACAGTTGTCCTGTCACACACACCAAGACAAAACAGAAGGTCACCCTTGGACAGATAAAGAAGTAAGTTGACTTCAAAACTTGAAAGAACTGAATATTTGTGAGCATTTCCACCCAAACAATATGTAATATATtcctgttatttaaaaaaatgcaaagaaTCCTGCTAAATAATCTGGTGCATCTTGGAACACATTGCTTTAAGAGAATATAAAGTGAAAGATGAAGTATCAACTGCAACTATCAGGAAGAATAAATAActttgactagggatgggtataagattttattgatattgataccattattgattcgattcccttatcgatacctcctgcgaattttctgtgtactacaagtaggctttacaggttttctattgtcaacaacattttattgacaaacaaaatctgtagtttttgtcaaaagcatttcctttcagacattaatggcatgaaagtctctccatacatctgagctgaactcagacggctgctggagtctgcaggtctgcagccatacagtctttggctgctgcatgtcagcacaagacgtctcattttgggaggaaaaaaattttttgtcaattgcagtttattgtttgtatgagagcgtttggaaagaggtgtcatttgatttaaagggcaattcactttgaagttattaattttgaCCAGACTCTAGACTCAGCAGAGAGTCTAGATGTGGTCATTTCCCCTAGAAAAGACATTATGACCATTTTCAGATTAAACAAAACTCAGACAAAGAATGTTGTGTgactgtttcataaatgttaacctATAAAACATAGACACACAAAAAAgcttctttttaaatcatgtggTTGTGCAAATGCATGTGCAGGGCTGCCTAATATCAGACCTTGGCCTGCCTTTCCTTTGTTTTGAACAACCActctttgaagaaaaaaaattgctgtTCAGCAAATAGATGTGATTTTATTCAGCTGCACCTTCATTGTTgatatactaaaaaaaaaaaaaaaaaaaaaaatttcatcccccTCCCTTCCTCCAAAATTTGCTTGGGGTGGGACTTGACCTCACACCTTCCTCCATAGATTTGACACTGCACCTTGCTGCCCATTCATTTCAAATTAGCACCTACAGTTGTAAGTAAAAGTTTGGGGACCCCAGCAGAAAAAATGCCTCAatgtttagtagatcctccttttgcagaaataacagcctcaaaacacttcctatagcttccagtgagagcccGCTTaatatcacaccacagattttcaataatattcaggtctggggactgagatggccattccagaaaattgtacttgttcctctgcatgaatgcattagtagattttgagcagtgtttagggtcgttctcttgttgaaagatccagcaccgctgcaacttcagctttgtcactgattcacgaacattgttctcaagaatctgctaatattgactggaatccatgtgacccccaactttaacaagattcccagtacctgcactggccacacagccccacagcatgatggaaccatctccaaattttactgtaggtagcaagtatttttcttggaatgctgtgttctttttcagccatgcataccgcccattgttatgtccaaataactcgattttagtttcatcagtccacagcatcttattccaaaatgaagctggcttgtccaaatgtgttttagcataactcaagcaactctgtttttgCCGTGtaggcagaaaaggcttcctctgcattacagcatcatacagcatctctttgtgcaaagtgcgctgtatagttgaacgatgcacagaaacactatctgcagcaagatcatgttgtaggtctttggagcaggtctgtgggttgactatgactgttctcaccatccttcgcttcagcttatctgagatttttcttggcctgccaattcgggccttaactagcactctgcctgtggtcttccagttcctcacagtggaaactgacagctgaaatctctgagatagctttttgtatccttcccctaaaccatgatgttgaacaatctttgttttcaggtcatttgagagttgtttagaagttcccatgttgccactcattagaagagatgcaaagaggagaaacatttgcaaatggccaccttaaataccctttctcattagattcacctgtgtaaggaggtcatgggtcagtgagcttaccaaaccaattttgtgttccaataattcgtgctaaatgtattcaaatcaataaaatgacaagggtgcccaaatttgtgcacctgcctaattttgtttaaataattattgcacactttctgtaaatatgagaaacttcatttcacttctcaaatatcagtatgttcgtctgctatatgatatattacctgaaatttctgatccagacaacctaagatttataaaggaaaatcatggaaatcatcaggggtgcccaaaagtTTACATAACACTGTATTTTGTGGACCATCCTGATGTTGAAAAGTGAGTTGTCAACATGTATCTGACAACATGTATGTATCAAAGTGAAGGGGattgttattatttttgtttgtgtgtgtgtgtgtgtgtgtgtgtgtgtgtgtgtgtgtgtgtgtgtgtgtgtgtgtgtgtgtgtgtgtgtgtgtgtgtgtgtgtgtgtgtgtgtgtgtatgcatttagGTTCTTGTCCCCTCTGTCTAAAACAAGCCATTCATACTCCAGCCCGACCTCCAGTTTTGTGGCTAATAAGGTCAGTTTAAAATACAGTCCCAGATTGACACATTTATACAgtagtgcaggggtaggcaacctgttccagaaagagccatgagggtgcaggttttctttgcagccactgactccaccaggtgattttactgattaatatcactttgagcagatggaatcagttaatcagtgaaatcacctggtggagtcagtggctgcaaagaaaacctgcaccctcatggctctttctggaacaggttgcctacccctgcagtAGTGCATGATTGTACCTCTTGTGCTGAGTTTttacaaaagctttttttttttttttgttagcttcaAATAATCATGACTCtcaaatgtatttatttgatCAAGGATTAAAGCAAAAACAAACTTTGCTACTCCAGTTGTTTGTCATGGAAATCTTTTGTGTTACAGGAGAATATCCTGGTTTTTCAGAGGAACACCCTGTCACACTCTGAGGGCCCTCTCCCTACACTGGATTATTACGGTTCACAAGCAGACACCTACAACAGCCAGAGCGACAGACCTGAGACTCTGATTCTCCACGCACCACCTGTATTAATTAACATGGAGGACCATAATAACTCTGTTTACCACACTGGAGAAGCAGGACCTTCCCCATCCAAGAGGAAGAGCTCAGAGCTGCAGATGGCTGAGGATGaggtggtgatggccacaaagcGAGGGTGTCACACACCTCCATCCTCTTCTCTGTCCTCCTTTTCACTGGTCCTACAGGATAAGGCTGCTACAGAGGAAGCTGTGAAGGAAATAgctgagagagaggcagagctgttGCTTCGAAAGAAACAGGAGGAAGAGGACTGGCGGCTGGCTTTGCTCCTTCAAAAGGAATTCAACCAGGAGGAGAAACAAAGAGCCACAGACAGGCGTAAAGGATCGGGCGATGCCTACTTGCTCCGCCAGAAGGGTGATAAAACAAAGACTAAATCCACCGCCGtacacaacacaaaaacacaccaGAGATCTAACACAACAAACATTTCTAACCCTTCCTCTTGCTTCCAATCAGTTTCTTCCATTACAAACCTCAACAACAGAGACACTTTAGAGAGCTCCAGTTCTTCAGTCACTCTCTCTGTCCCTTCTTTTTCCATCTCTTCATCAAGCAAGAAAATGACTCCAAATACTTCAAGTCTCTCCAGTACCTCTGTCACCCAGCTGAGCCGAATCAGTAAGCAAGCAACACTGACGGACATGTTCTCTGGGAAGCTGAACCCagcaaatgaaagacgtgcatttTTTGGTTCAGAAACTCTCACACCCAGCGAATAGTCAGCACAGGGCATCCTGCCAACTTTATGCCTGTTTTTCCTCTGTGATCTTTTCAGTCTGGAGGATGCTGTAAAAACCTGGGAATAAATGCTGCTTTGGGGGTGGAGAGTGCCAACCAAAAACTGTCACCTTCATcttgctttttatttttgttgtctttAAAATCAAGTAAATCATATTTCAGCATGTGACCGAGTGCTGAGAAGTTGAAAGTCCACCACGTTCTGTTCCTCGTGGACACATACTGTGTATTCAACAGTTTGGTCACCCACAGGTGTGTGCACTCAGAAGTTAATTTCTATCCTTCTCTAAAATTAGCTAAATGTAATTATTTTGCATTTGGTTAAAAATTTAAATGTGCCCACTGCATCTCATTTAACACAAGTTTTGCAAATCTTTTTTGGATCCTAGGTGACCTTTGTGCCAGCTTAACGTCATATACATTGAAATAAACAGGCTGTCCAGGCCCTCTCACCCAACAaccactgggatagactccagcacccCTGAgggcccttaactggaataagtggattTAGAATGGATGGATTTTACATGAATAT
The sequence above is drawn from the Thalassophryne amazonica chromosome 4, fThaAma1.1, whole genome shotgun sequence genome and encodes:
- the rnf168 gene encoding E3 ubiquitin-protein ligase rnf168; translated protein: MEGRGGKALCWDDCICPVCLEMFLEPVTLPCTHTFCKSCFLESVDKTTLCCPMCRKRVSTWARLNSKKKTLVNEQLWRQIQTSFPTQCQRRLSGQDADVECDLELSGFVPRVSEPGELRQEYEDQISKLTEQKRTVEEEERKASEEYIQRLLAEEEMLLQTERQRAEEDERLARLLSHELNTVPSSSDNSCPVTHTKTKQKVTLGQIKKFLSPLSKTSHSYSSPTSSFVANKENILVFQRNTLSHSEGPLPTLDYYGSQADTYNSQSDRPETLILHAPPVLINMEDHNNSVYHTGEAGPSPSKRKSSELQMAEDEVVMATKRGCHTPPSSSLSSFSLVLQDKAATEEAVKEIAEREAELLLRKKQEEEDWRLALLLQKEFNQEEKQRATDRRKGSGDAYLLRQKGDKTKTKSTAVHNTKTHQRSNTTNISNPSSCFQSVSSITNLNNRDTLESSSSSVTLSVPSFSISSSSKKMTPNTSSLSSTSVTQLSRISKQATLTDMFSGKLNPANERRAFFGSETLTPSE